TGTTGTCGATTGCGATGCACCCGCGCTTTGCGCATTCGGGAACGAGCTGTTTGGAGGGCGTGCCGCCCGCCGAGAAAATGGCGATGTCGAAGCGCGAGAAGCATTCGGGTTTTGCCTCCTCGACGATAAAAGTTTTGTCTTCGAATTTTATTTCCTTGCCCGCCGAGCGCGACGATGCCATTAATGTCAGAGACTCCATTGGAAAGTTTCTTTTGAAAAGAAGCTTTATGAGTTCTTGTCCGACGGCGCCGGTCGCGCCCACGATAGCAACTTTATACTTTTTATTCATGAATATTTTTTTAGCTAAAATGTTGGAAGCCTGCAATAGGCTGAATGTAAAACCTTCGAAATATCTTATATACGCGTCGATTGGCGAGCAAAAACTTTACGTTTTTTCAAAAAACACGCTTTTAAAGACCTACCCCATATCGACATCGCGCGCCGCGACGAGCTGCGTAAGGGACTCTCTCGGCACTCCGACGGGGCTTCATAAAATCGACGGAAAAATCGGCGCAGACGCCCCGCTCGACACGGTTTTCCGCGGGCGCGTCCCCTGCGGGCTGATTTGCGAGCAGACGCCCGAAGAACAAAAGAAGAACCTCATCACCGCGCGAATCATGCGTCTGCGCGGCTTGGAGAACGGCGTGAACGCGGGCGGCGACGTAGACACCTACGCCCGCTACGTCTACATTCATGGGACGAATCAGGAGGACAAAGTGGGAACGCCCAACAGCCACGGCTGCCTGCTGCTAAAAAACGCGGACGTTGCGGAGCTTTTTGATGTTGTAAACGACGGCTCGCTCGTGCTAATCTGCATGTAGATTTTTTATGCGAAGCATTCTCATAGTTGACGACGAAAAACACACGCGCGACGGGCTGTCCGCGGTTCTCGCCGATTCATACGACGTTTTCGCCGCCGCAGACGCCGACGAGGCAATCAAAATGCTCGACGCCGAACCTTTCGACGCCGTTATTACCGACCTCCGCATGGCGGGAAAGTCTGGCATGAGCGTGATAGACAAGACAATCTCCATGCCCGAAAAGCCCGTCTGCATAATGCTCACGGCGTACGGGAACATGGAAACCGCGGTGGAGGCAATGAAGCACGGAGCTACGGATTTTCTCGCGAAGCCCGTAGACATCGACAGGCTCGAAAAAACGCTCTCCGACGCGCTCGACAGGCGCGACGCGCAGAAAAGCGAGGCTGACATCAAGAAGCGCGAGCACGTCGCCGCCGTGAAGAAATCGCACGGGGAGGACGCGGTGGTCGCCACAAAGCACGTCGAGACGGGCTGTCTTATCGCCACGGGCAAAAAAATGCGCGAAGTGGTGGAAAAGGCGGTTCAGGTTGCGCACTCAAAGGCGACAGTCATGATTACGGGCGAGACGGGAACGGGCAAAGAGCTAATCGCCCGCCTCATACACTCGTCGTCGCCGCGCAAGGACAAGCCTTTCCTTCCCGTCCACTGCGCCGCGCTTCCCGCAAACCTCCTTGAAAGCGAGCTTTTCGGCTATGAAAAGGGCGCGTTCACGGGCGCTGCCCAGCGCAGAATAGGACGCTTCGAAGCGGCGGACGGCGGCACAATCTTCCTCGACGAAATCGGGGAAATCGACGCGCAGACGCAGGTCAAGCTTTTGCGCTTTTTGGAGACAAAGACTTTCGAAAGGCTCGGCAGCACGCAGAGCATTACGGTGGACGTGCGCGTTGTGTGCGCCACAAACAAAGACCTCAAAGCCATGAGCGAGCGCGGCGAATACCGCGAAGACCTCTACTACCGCCTGAACGTTGTGGAAATAAAAATTCCGCCGCTGCGCGAGCACAGGGAGGACATAGAGCCGCTGCTGAAATCGTACATAGGCTACTACGCGCGCGAAAACGGCGTAGAGCCCGTGGAAATTTCGCCCGAAGCTCTCGACATTCTCGAAAAATACGAGTGGCATGGCAACATCAGGGAGCTTAGAAATTTCGCCGAAAACATCGTGGTAATGAGCCCCGCCCGCAGGCTCGAGGCAAAAGACCTCGACCCGAAATTCACGCTTCCGCCGCGGCACGAAAGCCCGACGCTCTCGAAAAAAGAGAACGAGGCGGAGCTTATCAGAAAGGCGTTGGAGGCTTCGGGCGGAAACAAAAGCAGGGCGGCGGAAATGCTCGGAATCAGCCGCCGCACGATCCACAGGAAGCTCGACGAATTCAAACGCGGATAGCATGGGCGCGGATCTGAAAAACATTGCGAAAGTGTCGTTCGGGACGGTCGGCTCGCGCGTGATGGGGCTTGTGCGCGACTCCGCCACAATGGCGTACATGGGAATCGGCGCGGTTAGCGCGGCATACACATTCGCATTCACCCTCCCCAACCTCTTCCGCAGACTCCTCGGCGAGGGCGCGCTGACTTCGGCGCTGATTCCGATTTTCTCGCAGACGCTCAAAAACGACGGCAGGGAAAACGCGTTCGCGTTCCTCAACAGGGTGCTCACGCGCGGCGGAATTTTGATGGCGGCGCTCGCCGTGCTGGGGTCGCTGGCGGCGGTGTGCGCGGCGCAGTTTTTCGACGCCGAACAGCAGAGGTTTCTCCTCGGTGCAAGCTTCTCGGCGGTGCTCATGCCCTACCTTACGCTCGTGTGCCTTGCGGCGGTGTTTTCGGGGGCGTTGAACGCGCTCGGCTCGTTCGGAGTTCCGTCGATTACGCCGGCTCTGCACAACCTCTCGATTATAGGCGGGCTTGCGGCGGGAGTCGCGCTCTTCGGCTCGGAAGACGCGGTTTCGATTGCGTACTGCATGTGCGCGGGCTGGCTTGCGGGGGGCTTCATACAGCTTGCGCTGCCCGCGTACTGGCTGTCGAAATGCGGCTGGAAATTTTCGTTCGACCTCTCGCCGTCGCCCGCGCTGTCGGAACTGTACGCGCTGTTTTTGCCCGCGCTCGTGGGGGCGGCGGTGTTCCAGCTGAACGTGTTTGTCTCGAAAATGCTCGCGCTGTTCCTCAACGACGCGGCTCTCCCTACGCTCTACCTTTCGAGCAGGATTCTCGAATTTCCGCTGGGAGTGTTCACGCTCGCAATCGCGACGGTCTATTTCCCGAAACTATCAAAGCTGGGAGACTCCGGCGCCGAGTTCAGGCGCGAGTACTCAAACGGGCTTGTTGTGACGATGGGAATCGCAATACCCGCAATGTTCGGGATTATCGCTACTTCACGCGACATCTTGGCCCTGCTTTTCGAGTGGGGTCTGTTCGGGACGAAGGACGTAGACGTCTGCCTGCCCGTGCTGATTGTAAGCGTCATAGGGCTGCCTTTCTTCGCGCTCTCGACATTCGCCACGCGCGGATTCCACTCTACAAAAGACACGCGCACGCCCGTGAAAGTGTCGTACTGGGCGTTTGCCGCAAACGTCGCGCTGTCGCTTGCGCTGATGTTCCCGTTCGGAGCGGCGGGGCTTGCGGGGGCGAACGTGGGGGCGGCGGCGTTGCAGGCGCTTATGCTCGACGCCAAGCTGAAACGCAAGAGCGGAACTTCGGGCGAATGCCGCGAGATTTTGAAAATCGTGGCGGCGTCGGCGGCGATGGCGTGCGCGGTGGTCGCGGCGCGGAACGCGCTTGCAGAAACGCTTTCGGGCAAGACGCTCGCGTTCGCAGTGTGCGCGGTCGTGATACCCGTGGCGTGCGTTTTCTACTACGCAATGCTTAAAATTCTGCGGTTTAAAAGAACCGAAAACATCGAAAAAATTTTGTTCAGGAAAATACGGAAATGACCGAAAACACCATGCCAGACTCGCGCGAGCTATTCCACGCAACATGCGCGGGCGTAAAATTCAAACGCCCGCCGTTTTGGCTCATGCGGCAGGCGGGACGCTATCTGCCAGAATACAGGCGGTTGAAGGAAAAGCACGGCTTCCTCGGAATCGTCAGGACGCCTGAAGTCGCGGTGGAGGCGGCGTTGCAGCCAATCAGGAGGTTCGACTTCGACTGCGCGATAATTTTTTCCGACATTCTCGTAATTCCCGAAGCCCTCGGCTTCCCCTACAAATTCAAGGACGCGGGCGGCATTCTCATGGAGCGCAGGGTGGAGACCGAAGACGACGTGCGCGAAATGCGCGACAACATCGGCGGAATCCGCGAAAGGCTCGCCTACGTTTTCGAGAACGCAAAACTGCTGCGCCGCGCGCTTCCCAAGAAGGCGGTGCTGGGCTTCTGCGGCTCGCCGTTCACTCTCGCCGCGTACATGGTTGAGGGCGAAAGCTCGAAGACGTTTCCGCGCTTCCGAAACTTCCTCTCGCAAAGGCGCGGCGTTTTCGAAATGCTCGCCGAAACCCTCGAAGACGCGCTCTCCGACTATCTGAAAATGCAGATTGAATGCGGGCTTGACGGCGTCCAGATTTTCGACTCGCACGCGTCGCTCACCCCGCCCGACGAATACGGAAGGCTGTCGGGCGGGCACATTAAAAACATACTCGACAAGCTCGACGGGCGCACGCGCACGATAGTCTTCGCGCCGCACATGTCGGGGAGGTTCGCGGAAGTCTCGCAACTGGGCGCGGACGTGTATTCGGTAGACTCCGCCGCGCCGCTGCCGTCGCTTAGATGCGGCGCAACGCCCTACTGCCTGCAAGGCAACCTGCCGCCCGAAACGCTGTCGAACTCGACGCCCGAAAAGACCGCCGAACTTACGAAAAAAATAGTCGCCGACATGCTCCCGTTCGGACGCCACATTTTCAACCTCGGACACGGCATTCGCCCCGACGCGAAAATCGAAAACGTGGAGGCGATGTGCCGCGCGGTAAGGAGCTTCGAGCAATGAAAAATCTAAGGGAACTCATAGCAAAATACGAAACTGCGGGGCCGCGCTACACCTCGTACCCCACCGCGCCGCACTTCTCGGCCGATGCCGACAAGCGGCGGCTCGCCCAGCTTGCGTTGGGCGCGGACTCGCCCGCGTCGCTCTACATTCACATTCCGTTCTGCGAGTCGCTGTGCCGCTTCTGCGGCTGCACGTCGAGCGTCTGCCGCGACCCGTCGAAAATCGACGCCTACATAGAGCTTCTCCGCCGCGAACTCGAACTGTGGCGCGACGCGGGGCTTCCCAAACGCGCCCTCAAACAAATACATTTCGGGGGAGGCACGCCCAACCTGCCGTCGGTCGAGCAAATCGGGAAAATCGGGGAACTCGTGCGCAAATACTTTTCGATTGACGCCGACTGCGAATTTTCCGCCGAGTTCGACCCGCGCACGCTCACCGAAGACAAGGTGCGCGAGTTCGTGAAAATCGGGCTGAACCGCGCCTCGATGGGCATTCAGGACACGAACCCCGAAGTGCAAAAGGCGGTCAACAGAATACAGCCGCAGGATACGAACGCCGCCGCCGCAAAATGGCTGCGCGACGCGGGCGTATCGGAGCTTAACATAGACCTCATCTACGGGCTTCCCCTGCAAACGGCAAAGACTTTCGAAAAGACGCTCGAAGACGCGCTTTCGCTGAACCCGACGCGCGTCGCGCTATTCGGATACGCGCACGTTCCGTGGATAAAGCCCGTCCAGAAAACGCTCGAAAATTTCCGCATTCCCGCGCCCGAAGAAAAGGTCGAAATCTTCCTGCTGGCAAAGGATTTCTTCGAAAAAAACGGCTTCGAATACGTCGGGCTCGACCACTTTGCAAAGCCCGACGACCCCCTGATTGCCGCCCGCAAAAACGGCACGCTCCACAGGAATTTTCAGGGCTACACAACCCGCGCGGGGCTTGACACTTTCGCGGTCGGGCTTACGTCGATTTCCGAAACGAAGACGTCGTACCGCCAGAATTTCAAGGACATGGCGGCGTACGAAAACGCGCTTTCGCGCGGCGAGCTGCCGATTGAGCGCGGGATAATCCTCGACGGCGACGACATCATAAGGCGCGGGATAATCATGGACGTCATGTGCTCGCTGAAAGTATGCTACGGGAACTACGGAGTGGACTTCAAAAAAGTCTTCGAATCGGCGCTTCCGAAGCTGGCGGAAATGGAGCGCGACGGGCTTGTGAAAACGTCGCCCGACGGCTTCGAAGTCGAGCCGCTCGGCAGGCTTTTCCTGCGGAACATCGCAATGCTTTTCGACGGACGCCTCGCAAAGGGCGCGCAACGCTACTCAAAAACGATATAAAAAAGGACATGCATGAAACTGTTTCTGCTTCGGCACGCAAAAGCCCGCGACACTTGGCCGGACGCCGAGCGCGAACTGAGCGAACACGGAATCGGGCAGGTGGAAAAGCTCGCCGCCGCCGTAGACGCCTCGCAATTCTACGATGTCGTGCAGATTTGGCACAGCCCCTACGTCCGCGCAGAGCAGACCGCGCGGATTTTCAGGGAGCGAACCGCCATGGGCGCGCAGCTTGTGCCCACGCCCTCAATCACCCCCGAAGACAGCCCCTACGAGGCCGCGCGGCTTGTGGCGTCGCTCTCGTGCTTCGGGAAGGATTTGATGATAGTTTCGCACAACCCGTTTCTCGAAAACCTCGCCGACATTCTGCTTGCGGGAACAAAGCGCGGCGGACGCGCGATATTCGACAAGTGCACGCTGGCGTCGCTCACAATGGAAGAGCCGCCCTCGCACGACATCGAATACGGGCTTTGGGCGCTGGACTTCCTGATTTCCCCGAAAATCATTCGCTGATATTTTCGAATAAGCCCAATCAACAAAAAACGCCGAGCCCCTTTGCGGGATTCGGCGTTTTTTTGCGGCAAGCGCGGAAGCGTCGCCTCCCGCCTGCCGCGCCGCGCGTGCGCGACAGTTCGAGCCTATTTTGCGGCTTCGGGCGCGTAGTCCGAAGCGCGTTCGTAGAAGTCGGGCTTGATGTCGTTGCGGAGGGCGGAATCGTCGTCGTCTTTGGGAAGTTCCCAGCCGCCGCCGATTGCCGCGATGAAGTCTACGCACGCCTTGAATCTGTCGCCGCGCAGGCTGATTTGCGTGCGTTCGTTGGCAAGCGCAAGCCTCGAAGCGTCGCTGACCGAGAAGTAGTCAACAAAGCCCAAGTCGTACTGTTTGCGGGTAAGTTCGTAGACCTTTTTGGAGGCGTCGGTGACGGCGGAGCGTTTCGCGTATTCGTCGCGAAGATTGTTTATCGACGACATCGCGTTTTCGACCTCGCCGATTGCCGACAAGACCTTCGCCTTGTAGTTTTCGAGCGTCTCCTTGTGCGCGGCGAGGGCAACCTGCTTCTGCGCGTAAATGCGTCCCGCCTGAAAAATCGGGATATAGATTTGCGGGCTTACGCCCCACGCAAAGCTGCTCGAATTAAGCAGTTTGTCTATTTTGTTCGCCGAAAGCTCGGTATTTGCGGAAATCGAAACGGTCGGAAAGAACGCCGCCTGCGCCGCGCCGATTCTCGCGTTCGCCGCGTAGACTTCGCGCTCTGCGGCGGCGATGTCGGGACGGCGTTCGAGCAGCTGCGAGGGCACTGCGGCGGGAAGCTTCGGCAGGACGTCGCCGAGGGGCGCGTCGTCGAGAACGAGCTTCGAGGGCGTTGTGCCCACGAGTATTGCGATGTTGTTTCGGGCTTTTGCGATATTCGAGCGCACCGACGAAAGCTGGGCGGCGGCTTCCGCCTCCTGCTCTATTGCGCGCTGCAAGTCGAGGTCGCTTGCGAAGTCGAGCTTTACCCTGTCGGAAATGAGCTTCGTCTGCTCTTTGCGGACTTCGAGCGTGCGTTCAAGCAGCTCCACTTCCGAGTAGTACTGGCGGATTGAAAAATACGATTTCGCAACCTGCGCCTGCATGGAAAGCATGAGGCTGTTGTAGGCGTCGAGGGTCGCCTGGGCGGTGGCGACGTCCGATTCGATAATGCTCATGACGCGCCCGAACAAGTCCAAGTCCCACGTCATGCCAAGCCCCGTCGTCCACTTGTCGTAGCGAGAGTAGGCTTGGGTGAGGTTCTTGGAGGTCGCCGTGCGCATGAACGACGCGTTGCCGTTCATCTGCGGGTACAGCTGCGCCTCGTCCATGCGGGCGTTTTGGCGCGCCTGCTCCACGCGGTAGAACGCCGCCGACAGCGACGGATTGTTCTTTTTGCACTGTTCGAGGAGCGAGTTCAGAACGGGGTCGTTAAAGATTTTCCACCAGTCGCCCTTGGGGAGCGATTCGGCGGGAGCCGCCTCTTTCCAAAGCCCGTCGTCGCGGAAGAAGTGCTCTTCGGAGAGGTCCTGCTTCGCGATTTCGGCGGTCGGCGGGACGTAGTCGGGACCGACCATGCAGCCCGCGAGCGCGAGAGCCGCCGCCCCTGCAATCAAAGTATTCAAGTGTTTTTTCATTTTTTTACGCCTGTCTGTTTGTGTATTTTCTGCGTATTACATAGAAGAAAATCGGGGTAAACATCAGTCCGAGAATCGTGACGCCCAGCATTCCGAAGAACACCGACGTACCCAGAGCCTGACGGAGTTCCGAACCCGAACCCTCCGAGAACGCGAGCGGCACGACGCCCAGAATGAACGCGAACGATGTCATTAGAATGGGGCGCAGTCTGTTGCGCGAAGCCATTTTGACCGCGTAGACAACATCTTCCCCCTTTTCCTGTCTTTGTTTTGCGAATTCGACAATAAGTATGGCGTTTTTGCAAGCCAAACCTATCAAAACGACGAAGCCGATTTGCGTCATGATGTTGTTGTCCATGCCGCGCAAGTCTACGCCGCCTATCGCGAACAGAAGAACCAGCGGGACTACGAGGATAACAGCAAGCGGCAGAGTCCAGCTTTCGTACAGCGCCGAAAGCAGCAGGAACACGAAGAGCACGCATATGCCGAATATCACGATTGCCGTGTTGCCCACGCGCTTTTCTTGAAACGCCAAGTCGGTCCAGTCGATGCCCATGCCCGCAGGGAGCACGTCGGCGGCGACCTGCTCTATTGCCGCCATAGCCTGCCCCGTACTGTACCCCGGAGCGACGTTGCCCATGACTTCGGCGGACGGGTACAGATTGTAGCGTCCCACGCTGTCCGGCCCTATTGTGCGCGACACCGTCGCGACCGAGCCGAGCGGCACGTTGACGCCGCGGACGTTCGGCACTTTCATGTTGTAGATGTCGGTGATGTCGGTGCGCTGCGCGCCCTGCGCCTGCGCCATCACGCGGTAGACGCGGTTGAGAATGTTGAAGTCGTTTACGTACACCGAGCCCATATTGAACTGCATTGTGTTGAAAATCGACGAAATCGGAACGTTGAGCTTCTGCGCGCGCTCGCGGTCGATGTCGACATAGAGCTGCGGCGACGACACGCGGTATGTCGTGAACGCGAGCGAAATTTCTGGGCGCGACATCGCCTTTGCGGCAATCATGCGCGTGTATTTTTCGACCGCCGAAATGCCCAAGCCCATTCTGTCCTGAACCATCGCCTTGAAGTCGCCGCCCATGCCGATGCCGTTGACTGCGGGGGGCGTGAGGACGAACGTCGAGGCTTCGGGAACCTGCGCCTGCAAAATGCCGGAAACTTTGCCTATGATTTTATCGAGCGTGATTCCCTGCTTTATGCGCGAATCCTTCGGGGCGAGCTTTACGAAAATCGCGCCCGCGTTCGACGACTTCGAGAAGCTCGCGCCGTTCAGACCCGCGACGCACATGAAGTCTTGGATACCGTCGACCTTTTGGAGTAGCGACTGTATTTTGGAAAGCGTAGCCTCCGTATGCGCAAGCGAAACGCCGTCGGGCAGCTGCGCGGTGATGAAGATGTAGCCCGTGTCCTGCTTGGGAATGAAGCCCCTCGGAGTGTTTTGGAAAAGGTAGGCCGTAGCCCCCAGCAGCCCCGCGTAGAGAATGAGGAACAGCGCCGACATGCGGACAATCCGCGCAACGAACGCGCCGTACCTGTCGGCGACCCACTCGAAGCCCGCGTTGAAGCCCCTGAAAAACCAGCCGAAGAGCGCGTTCCAGATGCGCGTAAACCAGTCGGGCTTGTCGGTGTGTTTTAGCATGATTGCGCAGAGCGCGGGCGAAAGCGTAAGCGAAACAATGCCCGAAAGGATTGTCGAAACCGCGATTGTCAGCGCGAACTGGCGGTAGAACTGCCCCGAAATGCCCTCGATGAACGCCGTCGGGACGAACACGCTCGAAAGCACGAGCACGATTGCAATCAGCGCGCCCTGCACCTGCGTCATCGCCTTTTTCGTAGCCTCCTTCGCGTCGAGACCGTCGCGCATGTTGCGTTCCACGTTTTCGACGACGACGATTGCGTCGTCAACGACGATGCCGATTGCGAGCACCAAGCCGAACAGCGAAAGGTTGTTAATCGAGAACCCGAACAGGTACATGAAGAAGAACGTTCCCACGAGCGAAACGGGAATCGCGAAAAGCGGAATCACCGCCGCGCGCCAGTTTTGCAGGAACAGCATCATCACAAAAACGACGAGCAGAATCGCCTCGAAAATCGTGTGGTACACGGCCGAGACCGACGCGCGGATGTATTCCGTGTTGTCGAGCGTCACCTTGTAGTCCACGCCCGCGGGGAACTCCTTGCGCATTTCGTCGAGCGCCTTGTAGATGTTGTTTACGGTATTGATGCCGTTCGTTCCGGGGAGCTGGTAGATGCCCATGCCCACGCACGGCATGCCGTTCATGGAGGATTCGTCGCTGTAAGTGTACGCGCCGAGCTCGATTGTCGCCACGTCTTTGAGCAGCACCGTCTTGCCGTCGGGCGTGTATTTAATGATGATGTTTTCGAACTCTTCGGGAGTCGCCAAACGCCCCTGCGTGTTGATGATAAGCTCGTGCGCGACGTTCGGGTTGGCGAGCGGCGGCTGGTTGAGCTTGCCCGCCGCAACCTGCTTGTTCTGCTCGCGCAAAGCCGACACTACCTGCGAGGCGTTCATGTTGAAGTGCGCAAGCCTGTCGGTGTTGAGCCACACGCGCATGCTGTATTCGCGCTTGCCGAAAATGTTGACGTCGCTGACGCCGTATATGCGCGATAGCCTGTCGACCATCTGCGTGATTGCGTAGTTGGTGAGGTACAGTTTGTCGCGGCTGCCGTCGGGCGAATAGAGGTTGCAGACAACGAGCATGTCGGGCGACCTCTTCTTGACGACAACGCCGATGTTGCGCACGTCGTCGGGGAGTCGGGGAGTCGCCATCGAGACGCGGTTCTGAACCTGAACCTGCGCGATGTCGATGTTCGTGCCGAGCTCGAATGTAACGGTGATGGAAACCGAGCCGTCGGCGTTGCACTGGCTCGACATGTACATCATTTTTTCGACGCCGTTGATTTCCTGTTCGAGCGGCGCGACGACCGTATCCATGAGGATTTCGGGCGACGCCCCGGGATAGCTTGTCGAAACCGAGACCTGCGGCGGAACAACGTCGGGATACTGGGTAACGGGAAGCCTGAAATAGCCAACCACCCCGATTAGGGTGATGAGAATGGAAATGACCGCCGCGAAAATCGGCCTGTCTATGAAAAAGTGCGAGAATTTCATTTCCGTTTGCCTCTTTTATTTGCCCTCTTCGAACTTGATTTCGGCGGGCGCGACTTTCGTTCCGGGGGCGGCGCGCTGCAGCCCAACGGCGACAACCCTGTCGTCGGGCGAAACGCCTTCGTCAATCACGCGGTACTTGCCGAGCAGTCTGCCGACCTTCACGGGGCGGTACTGCGCGATGTCGTTTTTGTCGACGACTACGACATAGCGGTTCACGAGGTCCGTGCCGATGATGTCTTCGGGCACGAGCACCACGGGGTGTTCCTTTTCGGCGAGCACGCTGATTTTCGCGAACATTCCGGGCGAAAGCAGGTAGTCGGAATTGTCGAAGTCGGCGCGCATTGTAAGGCTCGAAGTCTCCGTTCCGATTTTGTTGTCGAAGTATGTAAGCTGTCCGTCGCGGGTTGTCTTGCCGTCGAGCAGCACGATTTTCGTTTTCGGGCCGGTCTTTTTAACGGAGTCAATCTGCTTGAAAAGCCCCGTGTTCTTGTAGCGGATATTGTCGCGCTCGCTGATTTCGAAATACGCCTGAATGACGTCGCATTTTACGATTGTCGTAAGGAGCGTGGAGTTCGCCGAAACGAGGTTGCCTGCGTCCACCATTGCCTCGCCGACCTTGCCCGAAATCGGAGCGCGGATATGCGTGAATTCGAGGTTCAGCTCGGCGTCGCGCAGCCGCGCACGGGCGTCGAGAAGCGCGGCTTCGGCGGAAAGCAGCTCGCTTGTGCGGGTTTCGAAAGTCTCCTTCGAAATCGCCTTTGCGGCGAAAAGCTCCTTCGCGCGGTCGGTGTTGCTTTTTGCGAGCG
The Opitutia bacterium KCR 482 genome window above contains:
- a CDS encoding sigma-54 dependent transcriptional regulator; translated protein: MRSILIVDDEKHTRDGLSAVLADSYDVFAAADADEAIKMLDAEPFDAVITDLRMAGKSGMSVIDKTISMPEKPVCIMLTAYGNMETAVEAMKHGATDFLAKPVDIDRLEKTLSDALDRRDAQKSEADIKKREHVAAVKKSHGEDAVVATKHVETGCLIATGKKMREVVEKAVQVAHSKATVMITGETGTGKELIARLIHSSSPRKDKPFLPVHCAALPANLLESELFGYEKGAFTGAAQRRIGRFEAADGGTIFLDEIGEIDAQTQVKLLRFLETKTFERLGSTQSITVDVRVVCATNKDLKAMSERGEYREDLYYRLNVVEIKIPPLREHREDIEPLLKSYIGYYARENGVEPVEISPEALDILEKYEWHGNIRELRNFAENIVVMSPARRLEAKDLDPKFTLPPRHESPTLSKKENEAELIRKALEASGGNKSRAAEMLGISRRTIHRKLDEFKRG
- a CDS encoding efflux transporter outer membrane subunit; this translates as MKKHLNTLIAGAAALALAGCMVGPDYVPPTAEIAKQDLSEEHFFRDDGLWKEAAPAESLPKGDWWKIFNDPVLNSLLEQCKKNNPSLSAAFYRVEQARQNARMDEAQLYPQMNGNASFMRTATSKNLTQAYSRYDKWTTGLGMTWDLDLFGRVMSIIESDVATAQATLDAYNSLMLSMQAQVAKSYFSIRQYYSEVELLERTLEVRKEQTKLISDRVKLDFASDLDLQRAIEQEAEAAAQLSSVRSNIAKARNNIAILVGTTPSKLVLDDAPLGDVLPKLPAAVPSQLLERRPDIAAAEREVYAANARIGAAQAAFFPTVSISANTELSANKIDKLLNSSSFAWGVSPQIYIPIFQAGRIYAQKQVALAAHKETLENYKAKVLSAIGEVENAMSSINNLRDEYAKRSAVTDASKKVYELTRKQYDLGFVDYFSVSDASRLALANERTQISLRGDRFKACVDFIAAIGGGWELPKDDDDSALRNDIKPDFYERASDYAPEAAK
- the hemE gene encoding uroporphyrinogen decarboxylase, with the protein product MTENTMPDSRELFHATCAGVKFKRPPFWLMRQAGRYLPEYRRLKEKHGFLGIVRTPEVAVEAALQPIRRFDFDCAIIFSDILVIPEALGFPYKFKDAGGILMERRVETEDDVREMRDNIGGIRERLAYVFENAKLLRRALPKKAVLGFCGSPFTLAAYMVEGESSKTFPRFRNFLSQRRGVFEMLAETLEDALSDYLKMQIECGLDGVQIFDSHASLTPPDEYGRLSGGHIKNILDKLDGRTRTIVFAPHMSGRFAEVSQLGADVYSVDSAAPLPSLRCGATPYCLQGNLPPETLSNSTPEKTAELTKKIVADMLPFGRHIFNLGHGIRPDAKIENVEAMCRAVRSFEQ
- the hemN gene encoding oxygen-independent coproporphyrinogen III oxidase, encoding MKNLRELIAKYETAGPRYTSYPTAPHFSADADKRRLAQLALGADSPASLYIHIPFCESLCRFCGCTSSVCRDPSKIDAYIELLRRELELWRDAGLPKRALKQIHFGGGTPNLPSVEQIGKIGELVRKYFSIDADCEFSAEFDPRTLTEDKVREFVKIGLNRASMGIQDTNPEVQKAVNRIQPQDTNAAAAKWLRDAGVSELNIDLIYGLPLQTAKTFEKTLEDALSLNPTRVALFGYAHVPWIKPVQKTLENFRIPAPEEKVEIFLLAKDFFEKNGFEYVGLDHFAKPDDPLIAARKNGTLHRNFQGYTTRAGLDTFAVGLTSISETKTSYRQNFKDMAAYENALSRGELPIERGIILDGDDIIRRGIIMDVMCSLKVCYGNYGVDFKKVFESALPKLAEMERDGLVKTSPDGFEVEPLGRLFLRNIAMLFDGRLAKGAQRYSKTI
- a CDS encoding L,D-transpeptidase; protein product: MNIFLAKMLEACNRLNVKPSKYLIYASIGEQKLYVFSKNTLLKTYPISTSRAATSCVRDSLGTPTGLHKIDGKIGADAPLDTVFRGRVPCGLICEQTPEEQKKNLITARIMRLRGLENGVNAGGDVDTYARYVYIHGTNQEDKVGTPNSHGCLLLKNADVAELFDVVNDGSLVLICM
- the murJ gene encoding murein biosynthesis integral membrane protein MurJ gives rise to the protein MGADLKNIAKVSFGTVGSRVMGLVRDSATMAYMGIGAVSAAYTFAFTLPNLFRRLLGEGALTSALIPIFSQTLKNDGRENAFAFLNRVLTRGGILMAALAVLGSLAAVCAAQFFDAEQQRFLLGASFSAVLMPYLTLVCLAAVFSGALNALGSFGVPSITPALHNLSIIGGLAAGVALFGSEDAVSIAYCMCAGWLAGGFIQLALPAYWLSKCGWKFSFDLSPSPALSELYALFLPALVGAAVFQLNVFVSKMLALFLNDAALPTLYLSSRILEFPLGVFTLAIATVYFPKLSKLGDSGAEFRREYSNGLVVTMGIAIPAMFGIIATSRDILALLFEWGLFGTKDVDVCLPVLIVSVIGLPFFALSTFATRGFHSTKDTRTPVKVSYWAFAANVALSLALMFPFGAAGLAGANVGAAALQALMLDAKLKRKSGTSGECREILKIVAASAAMACAVVAARNALAETLSGKTLAFAVCAVVIPVACVFYYAMLKILRFKRTENIEKILFRKIRK
- the sixA gene encoding phosphohistidine phosphatase SixA — encoded protein: MKLFLLRHAKARDTWPDAERELSEHGIGQVEKLAAAVDASQFYDVVQIWHSPYVRAEQTARIFRERTAMGAQLVPTPSITPEDSPYEAARLVASLSCFGKDLMIVSHNPFLENLADILLAGTKRGGRAIFDKCTLASLTMEEPPSHDIEYGLWALDFLISPKIIR